AGTCACTGGACCCCAGGCGGGGATCGGTGCGCGCCTGGCTGTTCACCACCGCCCGGAACCTGGCAATCGATGCCTGGCGGCGGCGCTCCAGCCGGGTCGGCGAGGTCTACCCGGACGAACTGCCCGAACCGCCACCGGCGGTCGACGAGACGGAGCGTGCGGTGGAGGCCTGGACGGTCGCCGAGGCGCTGAACCGGCTCAGCCCGACCCACCGTGAGGTGCTGGTCGAGTGCTTCTACCAGGGGCGGTCGGTGACCGAGGCCGCCTCCCGGCTGGGGGTGCCACCGGGGACGGTGAAGTCCCGCACCCACTACGCGCTTCG
Above is a window of Micromonospora yangpuensis DNA encoding:
- a CDS encoding sigma-70 family RNA polymerase sigma factor produces the protein MSDHEAHLLRALHDEHAEALFAHSLRLVNGDRQRAEDLVQETLLRAWRHPESLDPRRGSVRAWLFTTARNLAIDAWRRRSSRVGEVYPDELPEPPPAVDETERAVEAWTVAEALNRLSPTHREVLVECFYQGRSVTEAASRLGVPPGTVKSRTHYALRSLRLVLAEMGVTG